The Streptomyces cathayae DNA segment CGGGCCCTTGATGAGGATGCCGAGCTGCGCGCCGCGCCCGGTGCCGACCATCAGCGCGGTCGGCGTGGCGAGGCCGAGGGCACACGGGCAGGCGATGATCAGTACGGCCACGGCGGCGGTGAACGCGGCGGTCAGCCCGGCGCCGTTGCCCAGCCAGAAGCCCAGCGTGCCCAGGGCCAGCGCGATCACGACCGGTACGAAGACCGCGGAGATCCGGTCCGCGAGCCGCTGCGCGGCGGCCTTCCCGTTCTGCGCGTCCTCCACCATCTTCGCCATCCGGGCGAGCTGGGTGTCGGAGCCGACCCGGGTGGCCTCCACGACGAGCCGTCCGCCCGCGTTGAGTGTGGCCCCGGTGACCGCGTCCCCGGGGGCCACCTCCACCGGCGCGGACTCTCCGGTGAGCATGGAGACGTCCACCGCCGAAGTGCCCTCGGCGACTGTCCCGTCGGTCGCGATCTTCTCGCCGGGGCGCACCAGGAAACGGTCACCGACCACCAGATCCTCGACGGGCACCGTCTCCTCGCGCCCGTCGGGCCGGAGCACGGTGACGTCCTTCGCGCCCAGTTCCATCAGCGCCCGCAGCGCCGCGCCCGCCTTCCGCTTGGCGCGCGCCTCGAAGTACCGCCCGGCCAGGATGAACGCGGTGACACCCGCGGCGGCCTCCAGATAGATGTTCCCGGCGCCGTCCGAACGGGCGATGGTCAGCTCGAAGGGGTGGGTCATGCCCGGGGTGCCGGCGGTGCCGAAGAAGAGCGCCCACAGCGACCACAGGAACGCCGCCGAGGTGCCGACCGAGACCAGCGTGTCCATGGTGGCCGCACCGTGCCGCGCGTTGGTGAACGCCGCCCGGTGGAAGGGCCACGCCGCGTACGTCACGACCGGTGCCGCCAGCGTCAGGGAAAGCCACTGCCAGTACTCGAACTGCAGGGCCGGGATCATCGCCATCGCGATGACGGGCACCGACAGCACCACGGCCGTGATCAACCGCTCCCGCAGCGACCGGAGCTCGTCGGGGGAGTCGGTGGAGCCGGAGGCGGCGGGTCCGTTCCCGCGCGCGGGCGGCGCGGGCTCCCGTGCCGTGTACCCGGTGGCCTCGACGGTGGCGATCAGGTCCTGGACGGTGACCGCACCGGCGTGCGACACCCGGGCCTTCTCAGTGGCGTAGTTGACCGTGGCGGTGACCCCGTCCATCCGGTTGAGTTTCTTCTCGACCCGCGCGGCGCAGGAGGCACAGGTCATCCCGCCGATGACCAGCTCCACCTCTTCCTGGGCCCCGGCCTCGGTCTCGGTGCCGGCTGTACGGACGGTCATGAGCGCTCCTGGTGACGAGGGCCGGCCTGGACGTGCCCGGCCGCCGGTTGCAGTATACGGGCCGGGGGTATCCCTCCCGGTTTCAGGTATACCCCTGGGAGGTATGCGGATTCAAGGGCCGACCGGACTTGATTGCGTACCCCCCAGGGGTATGGTGAGGTGTGTGGGCACCGCCCCGGACCCGGGCCGGTGTCCGGTTCCGAGAGGATTCCGAGAGGATCCAGAGGAGGGGTGACCATGCGTACCGGAGTGAAGATCACCGCATTCGCCGCAGCCCTGGCCGTGACCTTCGGCACGGCCTACGGCGTCGGCCGGGTGCTGGACCCGGTCATCGCGGACAGCGCACCCGCACCGGCGCACGACGGGAAACACGCCCCCGCGCCCCGCGAGGGCGCGGGCCACGGCCACTGAGGATCAGCCCAGGGCGCGGTCCAGATT contains these protein-coding regions:
- a CDS encoding heavy metal translocating P-type ATPase; translation: MTVRTAGTETEAGAQEEVELVIGGMTCASCAARVEKKLNRMDGVTATVNYATEKARVSHAGAVTVQDLIATVEATGYTAREPAPPARGNGPAASGSTDSPDELRSLRERLITAVVLSVPVIAMAMIPALQFEYWQWLSLTLAAPVVTYAAWPFHRAAFTNARHGAATMDTLVSVGTSAAFLWSLWALFFGTAGTPGMTHPFELTIARSDGAGNIYLEAAAGVTAFILAGRYFEARAKRKAGAALRALMELGAKDVTVLRPDGREETVPVEDLVVGDRFLVRPGEKIATDGTVAEGTSAVDVSMLTGESAPVEVAPGDAVTGATLNAGGRLVVEATRVGSDTQLARMAKMVEDAQNGKAAAQRLADRISAVFVPVVIALALGTLGFWLGNGAGLTAAFTAAVAVLIIACPCALGLATPTALMVGTGRGAQLGILIKGPEVLETTRRVDTVVLDKTGTVTTGRMTLLAVHPAEGTDEADVLRLAGALEHSSEHPIARAVADGAREKLGTLPSPEEFGNVPGLGVQGVVEGRAVLVGREQLLTQGELKLPAELARVLESAQAAGRTAVTVAWDGEARAVLEIADAVKETSPEAVRRLRALGLRPVLLTGDNEAVARTVAREVGIAPEDVIAEVLPQDKVDVVKRLQAEGRSVAMVGDGVNDAAALAQADLGLAMGTGTDAAIEAGDLTLVRGDLRAAADAIRLARRTLGTIRSNLFWAFAYNVAALPLAAAGLLNPMIAGAAMAFSSVFVVGNSLRLRTFRAA